In Thunnus thynnus chromosome 13, fThuThy2.1, whole genome shotgun sequence, the following proteins share a genomic window:
- the bud13 gene encoding BUD13 homolog isoform X1 has translation MAASFGSSKGPELSKAEYLKRYLSTDEDAKKSKGKLKKKRRKVPEKGLKIVDDDIDWKQMVREEKEVEEEEDEAPVIAEVVDDRPEEVKQLEAFRTGNRWKVIGADENKDSDEGNERGDQYPEHVTSSRSRHDSPELSSKRRRDDSPVRKTRHDSPDISPPRRGRHDSPDISPPRRGRHDSPDISPPRRGRHDSPDISPPRRGRHDSPDMSPPRQNSGKSGKVMSKDSSPARRKPSSSLSSQKRSPDPRRSPLAKRSQNRHDSDSDQSPPRKKPQKGGASDSDQSPPRRRSKTRRGSDSDQSPPRRRPQSGKVSDEDLSPPRRPGQSQGHRMLSGGKAGLVSVDVLRKEQEENRRRERHNQPLEDESRNAQTVFRDKSGKRRDLDSEREEQKKKAGEKAAKDEKYAQWGKGLAQGQMQQQKLEDAVHEAQKPLARHYDDEDLDRMLREQEREGDPMAAMLRRKKDRNTKTQDKPRYKGPAPPPNRFNLQPGYRWDGVDRSNGFEKKRYMRMADKKAMQEAAYKWSVEDM, from the exons ATGGCCGCCTCATTTGGTAGCAGCAAAGGACCCGAATTATCTAAAGCTGAATACTTAAAGCGATATTTATCCACCGATGAAGATGCCAAGAAATCAAAGGGGAAACTTAAAAAGAAGCGGCGTAAGGTTCCTGAGAAAGG GCTTAAAATAGTAGACGATGACATTGACTGGAAACAGATggtgagagaggaaaaggaagttgaagaggaagaagatgaagcTCCAGTG ATAGCGGAGGTAGTTGACGATCGACCAGAAGAAGTGAAACAGCTGGAAGCCTTCAGAACCGGCAACAGGTGGAAAGTGATTGGAG CTGATGAAAATAAAGACTCAGATGAGGGAAATGAAAGAGGGGATCAATATCCAGAGCATGTGACATCAAGCAGGAGTCGCCATGATTCGCCAGAGCTTTCatcaaagagaagaagagatgattCTCCTGTCAGAAAGACCCGCCATGACTCCCCAGACATATCCCCTCCCAGGAGAGGTCGCCATGACTCCCCAGACATATCCCCTCCCAGGAGAGGTCGCCATGACTCCCCAGACATATCCCCTCCCAGGAGAGGTCGCCATGACTCCCCAGACATATCCCCTCCTAGAAGAGGTCGCCATGACTCCCCAGACATGTCACCTCCAAGGCAAAATTCAGGGAAATCGGGGAAGGTGATGAGTAAAG ATTCATCTCCTGCCAGGAGAAAACCCAGCTCATCGCTATCAAGTCAGAAACGTTCACCTGATCCCCGTCGGTCACCGCTGGCTAAGAGGTCTCAGAACAGACATGATTCAGACTCTGACCAGTCACCTCCACGAAAAAAGCCACAAAAGGGAGGAGCTTCGGACTCTGACCAATCTCCACCAAGAAGGCGTTCAAAAACAAGACGGGGCTCCGATTCTGACCAGTCTCCACCCAGGAGGCGGCCACAGAGTGGGAAGGTCTCAGATGAAGATCTGTCACCACCTCGTAGACCTGGCCAGTCACAG ggCCATAGGATGCTTTCTGGTGGGAAGGCAGGTCTGGTTTCTGTAGATGTTCTAAGAAAAGAGCAGGAAGAGAACCGACGCAGAGAAAGACACAACCAGCCACTGGAAG ATGAATCCCGCAATGCTCAGACTGTGTTCCGAGACAAGAGTGGTAAGAGGAGGGATTTGgattcagagagagaggaacagaagaagaaagctggagaaaaagcagcaaaggaTGAGAAATACGCTCAGTGGGGtaaagg GTTGGCCCAGGGCCAAATGCAACAGCAGAAACTTGAGGATGCAGTGCATGAAGCCCAGAAGCCGCTGGCACGTCACTACGATGACGAGGATCTCGACCGCATGTTGAGAGAGCAGGAAAGGGAAGGAGATCCGATGGCTGCCATGCTCAGACGGAAAAAGGACCGCAATACTAAGACACAag ACAAACCTCGATATAAAGGCCCTGCACCACCTCCAAATCGTTTCAATCTTCAACCAGGCTACCGGTGGGATGGAGTTGACAG GTCAAATGGTTTTGAGAAGAAGCGCTACATGCGGATGGCAGATAAAAAAGCCATGCAGGAGGCAGCTTATAAATGGAGCGTCGAGGACATGTAA
- the bud13 gene encoding BUD13 homolog isoform X2: MAASFGSSKGPELSKAEYLKRYLSTDEDAKKSKGKLKKKRRKVPEKGLKIVDDDIDWKQMVREEKEVEEEEDEAPVIAEVVDDRPEEVKQLEAFRTGNRWKVIGADENKDSDEGNERGDQYPEHVTSSRSRHDSPDISPPRRGRHDSPDISPPRRGRHDSPDISPPRRGRHDSPDMSPPRQNSGKSGKVMSKDSSPARRKPSSSLSSQKRSPDPRRSPLAKRSQNRHDSDSDQSPPRKKPQKGGASDSDQSPPRRRSKTRRGSDSDQSPPRRRPQSGKVSDEDLSPPRRPGQSQGHRMLSGGKAGLVSVDVLRKEQEENRRRERHNQPLEDESRNAQTVFRDKSGKRRDLDSEREEQKKKAGEKAAKDEKYAQWGKGLAQGQMQQQKLEDAVHEAQKPLARHYDDEDLDRMLREQEREGDPMAAMLRRKKDRNTKTQDKPRYKGPAPPPNRFNLQPGYRWDGVDRSNGFEKKRYMRMADKKAMQEAAYKWSVEDM, encoded by the exons ATGGCCGCCTCATTTGGTAGCAGCAAAGGACCCGAATTATCTAAAGCTGAATACTTAAAGCGATATTTATCCACCGATGAAGATGCCAAGAAATCAAAGGGGAAACTTAAAAAGAAGCGGCGTAAGGTTCCTGAGAAAGG GCTTAAAATAGTAGACGATGACATTGACTGGAAACAGATggtgagagaggaaaaggaagttgaagaggaagaagatgaagcTCCAGTG ATAGCGGAGGTAGTTGACGATCGACCAGAAGAAGTGAAACAGCTGGAAGCCTTCAGAACCGGCAACAGGTGGAAAGTGATTGGAG CTGATGAAAATAAAGACTCAGATGAGGGAAATGAAAGAGGGGATCAATATCCAGAGCATGTGACATCAAGCAGGA GTCGCCATGACTCCCCAGACATATCCCCTCCCAGGAGAGGTCGCCATGACTCCCCAGACATATCCCCTCCCAGGAGAGGTCGCCATGACTCCCCAGACATATCCCCTCCTAGAAGAGGTCGCCATGACTCCCCAGACATGTCACCTCCAAGGCAAAATTCAGGGAAATCGGGGAAGGTGATGAGTAAAG ATTCATCTCCTGCCAGGAGAAAACCCAGCTCATCGCTATCAAGTCAGAAACGTTCACCTGATCCCCGTCGGTCACCGCTGGCTAAGAGGTCTCAGAACAGACATGATTCAGACTCTGACCAGTCACCTCCACGAAAAAAGCCACAAAAGGGAGGAGCTTCGGACTCTGACCAATCTCCACCAAGAAGGCGTTCAAAAACAAGACGGGGCTCCGATTCTGACCAGTCTCCACCCAGGAGGCGGCCACAGAGTGGGAAGGTCTCAGATGAAGATCTGTCACCACCTCGTAGACCTGGCCAGTCACAG ggCCATAGGATGCTTTCTGGTGGGAAGGCAGGTCTGGTTTCTGTAGATGTTCTAAGAAAAGAGCAGGAAGAGAACCGACGCAGAGAAAGACACAACCAGCCACTGGAAG ATGAATCCCGCAATGCTCAGACTGTGTTCCGAGACAAGAGTGGTAAGAGGAGGGATTTGgattcagagagagaggaacagaagaagaaagctggagaaaaagcagcaaaggaTGAGAAATACGCTCAGTGGGGtaaagg GTTGGCCCAGGGCCAAATGCAACAGCAGAAACTTGAGGATGCAGTGCATGAAGCCCAGAAGCCGCTGGCACGTCACTACGATGACGAGGATCTCGACCGCATGTTGAGAGAGCAGGAAAGGGAAGGAGATCCGATGGCTGCCATGCTCAGACGGAAAAAGGACCGCAATACTAAGACACAag ACAAACCTCGATATAAAGGCCCTGCACCACCTCCAAATCGTTTCAATCTTCAACCAGGCTACCGGTGGGATGGAGTTGACAG GTCAAATGGTTTTGAGAAGAAGCGCTACATGCGGATGGCAGATAAAAAAGCCATGCAGGAGGCAGCTTATAAATGGAGCGTCGAGGACATGTAA
- the snrnp35 gene encoding U11/U12 small nuclear ribonucleoprotein 35 kDa protein: MADWSPIAKAYDPLKAGSIDGTDVEPHDRAVWRAMGARYKPNKGVVGDPLLTLFVARLNPQTTEEKLHQVFSKYGDIQRLRLVRDIVTGFSKGYAVIEYKEERSVVRARRDANKLVVEQHEVFVDFELERTLKGWVPRRLGGGLGGKKESGQLRFGGRDRPFRKPINLGVGPEQERAGGGGGGREWDRPGARDRENRDREAEWGSRGRRDDRDRGRERDDRRHGDRSRHRDRR; encoded by the coding sequence ATGGCGGACTGGAGTCCGATAGCGAAGGCTTACGACCCGCTGAAAGCCGGTAGCATCGACGGCACGGACGTGGAGCCCCATGACCGCGCCGTATGGAGGGCTATGGGAGCCCGATACAAGCCCAACAAAGGTGTAGTAGGAGACCCTCTGCTAACCCTGTTTGTTGCCCGATTAAACCCCCAGACCACCGAGGAGAAGCTGCACCAGGTATTCTCCAAGTACGGAGACATCCAGCGGCTCCGGCTGGTCCGGGACATCGTCACGGGCTTCTCCAAAGGGTACGCCGTGATTGAGTACAAGGAGGAACGGTCTGTTGTCCGGGCCCGTCGGGACGCCAACAAGCTGGTGGTTGAGCAACACGAAGTGTTTGTGGATTTCGAGCTGGAGAGGACCCTCAAAGGATGGGTGCCCAGGCGGCTTGGCGGCGGGCTAGGAGGGAAGAAAGAGTCCGGACAACTGCGGTTCGGCGGCAGGGACAGACCTTTCCGTAAGCCCATTAACCTCGGGGTCGGCCCGGAGCAGGAACGGGccggtggaggtggtggagggagggagtgggACAGACCGGGAGCGAGAGACAGGGAGAACCGAGACAGAGAGGCGGAGTGGGGGAGCAGAGGCAGGAGAGATGACcgggacagaggaagagagagggatgacCGCAGACACGGAGACAGGAGCAGGCACCGGGACAGGAGATGA